tccttgctcagaacatgagaacatatgaaagctggtggttcctttcaacatgagtcttcaatattcccaggtaagaagttttaagttatagttattataggaattataggactatttctctctataccatttgtatttcattaacctttgactattggatgttcttataggcactttagcattgccagtgtaacagtatagcttccgtccctctcctcgctcctacctgggctcgaaccaggaacacaacgacaacagccaccctcgaagcagtgttacccatggagagcaaggggaacaacaactccaagtctcagagcgagtgacgtttgaaacgctattagcgcggaaccgttccgtattttatctaacgggtggcatccataagtctaaatactcctgttacattgcacaaccttcaatgttatgtcataattccgtaacattctggcaaattaggcggcccaagcggttgcatatacactgactctgcgtgcaatgaacgcaagagaagtgacacaatttcacctggtgataatgcctgctaacctggatttcttttagctaaatatgcaggtttaaaaatatatacttctgtgtattgattttaagaaaggcattgatgtttatggttaggtacacattggagcaacgatacccaccacattgattatatgcaacgcaggacacgctagataaacaaGTAATaaaaccatgtgtagttaactagtgattatgattgattgatagaTTTTTTTGTTTGAAGATTAGTTtattgctagctagcaatttaccttggcttactgcattcgtgtaacaggcagtctccttgtggggtgcaatgagaggcaggtagttagagcattggactagttaactgtaaggttgcaagattgaatccctcgagctgacaaggtaaaaaaaaatctgtcgttctccccctgaacgaggcagttaacccacagttcctaggcagtcattgaaaataagaatgtgttcttaactgacttgcctagttaaataaagattaaataaaggtgtaaaaaataaaatcggccaaatcggtgtccaaaaatacagatttccgattgttatgagaacttgaaatcggccctaattttTCAgacattctgattaatcggttgacctctagttgagactggtgttttgcgagtactatttaatgaagctgccagttgaggacttgtgaggagtctgtttctcaaactagactctctaatgtacttgtcctcttgctcagttgtgcaccagggccacccactcctctttcaattctggttagtgccagtttgcgctgttctgtgaagggataaatccacagcgttgtacaagaccttcagtttcttggcaatttcgcACAACAAGAATAGACTTGTTGAACCCATGAAAAGTGGAATTGTCAGTGGGTCAAAATGAGTGGAACAGAATTTCTTCTCATATAGAGCAGTTAACCAGTATGTTTAATCACACCCTCTAACACGTTCAGAACATGCTCCAGTTACAGATGTCACACAAACTTAACCATGCGCACACACTGTACAGTGCCGACCCTGACCGTACCTTCATGTTCAAGCTGCCTGTTGAATGCCGTTATGTTGAGACTCCGACGTGGTCGCTTCCTGCTTAGTCCCTTCACCGTATGTGACAGGTTTACTGTGGTGGTCATGTCAGGGAAATCCAAGTCAGACAGCCCTGTACTAGGAGGCACAAACAAAAACAAGGTGTAAACGCACAAACACATCACCACACCAATAAtgcagagggctgtgtgtcctgagTGCACCTATGAGGATATCGTCCTTGTCTGTCAGCATACCTTGGGCGGTTGCTGTGAAGACTGGAGTTTGTGGAGGGCAGCTCTGGCTCCTTCTTGACTGGCCGGTCCTGAACCAGAAGGGATGTCTCCGGCTCTGACcaatcagagaggagacagaagagcaACAAAGACAAAGATCACTGAACAACGGGCCCTAATGTGCCCATGATGAGCATATAATAACACATCCATCTTACCGCTAGTCAATAATAAAGGCACTAACCCACACACTGTGACGACAACACTCACCTGTTTGCAGGATCCCCCTGAGTAGGTATCTAGGTGTGATGTCATCATCATAGAGAAGTGAGGCTGTGGCTGGTGCAGACGTGTTTATCTTCCTGACTCCCTCTGATATAGTCCGCCTCTTACTGGGTGGCACTGGCAGGGTAAACCTGGAAGTGCTCTGTAAGAAAAAGTCAAATGCAGATGAACTCAACACAAGCCTGGTTTAAAACAGTTTCTCTGCCCAACACAGACAAACGAACAGAAAGACAGATCTCCAAAGTAACACCGAGCAGACACTACAGGAGTGTCAAACTAAGACATGCTGTCTTGACAAGGATGTGATGCCATAGCTAGAACGAGCTGTGGCTCAAAGCAGCCTCAAACgttttcagtcagacattcaTGCTTGCCCTACAGAGTTGAAATATCTAACCAATACATTTTTAATTGAATAACATTGTGGGTAAAGAGCTGTAACGATTTGACACTTTGGCAAGGACAAACACATACTAGTAGTATTCATCGCTCCTGCTCGAGAGTACACATTCTGGGTGATGCGATACAATGTCATCATCTCACTGGCTCCTTCTCAGGAGAGCTCTCATTGGCTATTGCTGATCACTGTTCTCAAATATTGTCATTGCATATGTCACACTACAAGAACATTGCAAATTTTGTGCAGATAAAATCAAACATGTTTGAAAATATTAGGACGTCAAAGACAGGATCGGAGCCCTCTGATTGCGTACCTCTGACCCGCCTACATTAAACAAGCGTAGCTGATGGCCGCGCACCCAGAGTAGGCAAGGACATTGGGATTTTGTCTCCGATCTCAAAAACTTATCTGAGACAGCTAAAATTGGGGCCAAAAATCACATAGTGTAGACCCGGCTTAACCAAACCTCATGAAGCTTCTTTTTGATGCTCTGTTTGAGGGCCTCCTGTGGTGTAAGGGTCCCAACATCACTCCTCCTTAGTCTGATACTACGTCTGACTCTGGACCCCGGGGACTGGAACTGAGCCTGGGAGGCACTAGAGAGGACATAACACACATGGCTTATTCCATTAAAATTACACATTTTATCTCGAGATATCACAGTTGACAAGAGAGAGCCTTTCAAACTAACACTCGACAACCGCTTGCCAAAGCAAGTTTAGTTGATAGATAGTAGTAGGTACTGTGGGTGACACTTTTCGACAGTGTTGATTTACCTGCGGGTAATTGGGGACCTGGAGGACTCCGTATGAATTACACTTTGCAGGAGAACTCGAGCAGACACGTCCTCGTCTACAGAATCCATGGCATAACGTTCAGTCTGTCGAAACAGAAGAAGTCAACGTTTTATCAATATTCTGGAAATAATTAACATGCTGTCATCtttaattagctagctaactactggTTTAGTACTTGCAAGCTAACGTTAATGCAAATAAACACATAGCTTACTACTTCTGAAAGTAAGTGGGGCGACTAACGCGTTAAAGTTAACTTCGCTAAcggattaaataaaataattaaataaataaaaacttagCTAAGTTAGCTATCCATGCTAGGCTAAAGTTAGATATATCGTACACTGACTTACACAATCAAGGAATTCTACCGGGTCGTGTTCACGATACGTTAGATTCGTGTCGCCTCTTTATGTGGAAAATCACCGTTTTGATGTGCTATTTTATGAAAGTATCCTAAGCTTGCTAGGATACaatcaaataaatacaataaaaagCTTGCAAGCTGGTGTTTACCTTTCAGCGGGTGGCTCCAGCGTTTAAAATTCAAGTGAAAACTCGCGAGATGAGAGTTTATGGAATGCATTAGGGGACTTGTAGTTTATTTAAGTTCTTAGTTCTGATTCACGCTTGCTTGGAAAGCAGTAATAATGGATACAATAGTTAAACATCTATCAACATAATAAAAGTCTGCGACATTATATACAAATACGTCTAAAAACATATTAATTGTGCgcaacactaaacaaaatatCATATTTTTGGGGCTACCTGCTTAAGACACAAAACAGGAAGTTGTAAGCATTGTGGGACGTGTAGTTCCGCTTCGAGGCCGATCGGCTTGATAACAACGCGAGGAAGAACGAAACAAAAATAAATTAGACAAAACTTCAATAGAATAACAAGTTTATCAGATTTTCGTTGGAATAAACATGCCTggattcacctgctgtgtccctgGCTGCTACAACAACTCTCATCGGGACAGAGAGCTGCGGTTCTACACATTTCCAAAGGATACCACGCAAAGGGAGATTTGGCTCAAGAACATCTCCCGGGCCGGGGTGAGCGGCTGTTTTAGTACCTTCCAACCCACTACGGGACACCGCGTCTGTAGCGTACACTTTCCCGGTGGCAGAAAGACCTATACCGTTCGAGTACCGACGCTCTTCCCGCTGAGAGGAGTGAATGAACGCAAGAATCGAAGGGGCAGGAACAGGAAAGCGTCTGCGGCGGCTCCTGTTCCAGCCCCCAGTCCAGGCAACATTGTCATCACCAACGTTGTTTCGACAGCCCCAGATGCCGCTGAGACCGCTCAGAGCGATGCAGTCACCGACATAGCTGCTACTGATGGCCCTATCCTGGTGCAGATCGGTCCGGACGGCGAATACCTCGGACCAATAAATCCAGCCGCGCAGGGTGACGGGTCCTGTTTTACTGCAGTCGTCTCCAGCTCCACTGACCTGGCCAGGGGCGACGACCCCCCTGCAGACTCCGCGGCCACTGCCCAGCAGCAGACTGTGCAGTACTGCAGCGTTGTCAGCAACCCGCTGGACCACGCGTACTCGCTGACCACCGGGACCACCTCGGCCGAACTGCTTCGGAAGCTGAATGAGCAGCGGGACATCATCGCACTCATGGAAGTGAAAATGAAGGAGATGAAGGCAACCATCCGCCAGCTGCGCGTGACCGAGGCCAAGCTTCAGGAGGAGGTGCGCGAGCGGGACCGTTTGCTGTCGGCAGGAGCAGCGGTAAAGAAAATGTGACCATCATTCCCACCCAAATGATGGATAACTAAAGACCGTCGCGACCTAAGACTCTAACGTGAGATGAAGGGGTCCGTGGAGAACAGAGCAAACCCTCTTTTTTACGAAAGCGATGAGAATTTATTTTCAATAGAGGGATAGCAACTTGTTGGTCTACTAATGCTATTTTTGGCTAGCTAGTTGATAGTAATAATCCCATAGTTGCCTATAAAACATTGCCCAGTTTAGTCCACCCATGTGTTTGCTAAGTGCAAGCAGCCTTTTAGGAGAGTGTAAAATCATTGACGAGTTCTTGTGGATCGCCTGGCTGCAACTCTGTAGCCTACTTTCGACAGAACATTTAAAGGGAGATGGGGGAATTATTAGGCCATTGTTTTGTTGTTAAGCTGTTTGTGTTTGTATGTCAGTGTCTGCAGTTGAATTCTCCTTGCAGTATATTAAACACCAGCTTTTCAGCTCAGAGGCCATCCTCCAAAACAAGGTTGCTTTGTGACTCTAACTGTGGGAAGATGTGTTGTGCAtcatgaaagtgtgtgtgtttatcaggTGCCTATTTCCACCAGAGACCTGGCTTGATCCATGGCTCCATCTGGTTGTAAGACTTTAACACCACCTAGAGGTTCACTGTGACTGGTGTCTCAACCTTCTCCTCCCAAATGGTTTGCTACAGTATCTGCAGTTGGCACTCACGTATGGATATTATGTTAACCTCTGACTGTTGAACTTTGACCTGACAGCAATGACTGTTCTGAAACTTAAACCATATCCATTTGAAGTAAATTTCATTTTAAAATAATATATCCTGCGTTGTTTCTTTATctgtttaaattgttgcatgaGTGTTATTATGAGTGTTACTAATTTCTTGGATATAGCTCAGTAGGCTGGATAGTGACATTGGTGCAGTGACCTGGATCATATCATGCAGTTGATGTCTATCATTTCTATTCCCCTTTTCAATTGAAACAGACATTTTATTACAGAAATCCACTAAAGTGAACACCATAGGGATCTAGAATCATGACTtaatcttatcttgattattggcCTGATTTGTATGGTCAAGTTCTGCAAAAAaatacctagttaagctgcagctggcccagaacagagctgcacgtcttgctcttcattataatcagagggctaatattaatactatgaATGCCAGTAAGAAATGTGTTGAACATTTCTAATTGTTTActtagtcaacttacacacacacttaccccaccagacatgccgcTAGGGGTCTtgtcacagtccccaggtccagaacaaattcaagtaAATGTACAGCATTagacagagccatgagtgcacaGAACTCCCGTCCATCTTATATAgctcaagtgaacagcaaacctgttttcaaaaaacaaataaagcaacatcTGATGGCACACTGCCTGTCCCCCATGTGAACTACTTGTTGTGTGTTtctactgacatgtatgtgtaactgatagatacacacacacacactacatggtaatgtttttaaatgtaaatgGTAAGGTCTTTTGCctgtaatgtatttttcgttatgcatcggaccccagtaagactagctgtcgccattgtcgtctgctaatggggatcctaataaatcaaattaaatgacTAGCTCACATTAAGGAATATCTGGTATGGGgagttcattttttaaaatatagtTTGAATCCTCTCACCAGACCTGCAGCACTATAGAGAAACTGTAGATGGCACTACACTACAGCTTGGACATCAATGTCACTGGACTTTCCCCTCCCCATTCTGTCTGACGAGTGTCCACCCCTATTGTCATCTCCTTTGGCGGATCATGGTCCACTATCTTACCTTTCCTTTGTTATATGGGACCTTGTGCATTCTCGCCCCTTCCCTGTGTCACTTAGCATCAGAAAACTATTGTAttattttctattgtattattttgATGTAGATTATATGTATTAGTGACTTATCTTTAGCAAAGACTCATTCAAATCCATTTATCATAGtttaataaaggttcaataaaaaccATTTAAAAAAGAGAGATGTGGTTAGCATTGCAACGTAGGAGGCGTGGCGACAgtttttcatgcgaatattctcAAATCCGCATAAAAACAATAcgcgcattttcccaccagagatgtttccatcaaattgacttattgctgataaaaggctgtgcgtgagACGTAGTacacataaaatacattttgtcGTTCAATTCCCATGTGCCGTATAAAAaaacaagttaaatgggtttccaccgaatgttcaactctactgatggttttctcacaaACTATGATGCGTTAAATAGCGAGTGTGCCCACTTGAGACGTGCGCCCTAGCGGTGTTGGCTAGAGCTCATGTATAGCCTACATAGtgagattattatttatttgtcaaatggcagccaaaCATCGACCATCATGTCACCATAACAAGACCCTCGATATtcattgtaaaggagcatcaagctcatcaccttgcactttcaccaccctgtgaaattcatcataatttatttaatctgtagcctaataaactgtatggtttcccaAATCGTAGTGGGAGGATCACACATGTCATAGCGTGACTCCCAAGTTTTTCCCCATATGATGGTTATTGTATCAATATTCGCGCATAAAAGCGTTTTAATCGACATGTCTCGCATAATTCATTTTACTGGCACAAAAAGATCCCACAATACCTAGCGGTTTGAGTTTCATCAATATTTGGAATGTTTCCCGAAAAatgttctgtttccatcaggctgGTCATGAAATGTTTATATCCGACATGTACTTTACCAGTATAAAAAGGTTTAATAGAAACCTCCTTAATTTGTATGGATTTAAAAGCACTGGACAGTCAAAAAACACTTTGAGGGATGTCAAATTATACAGTGTAGATTAAGGAAAGGAGACGAGGAGGCCAAGTAAGAGTATTGATATGCACCCTCAGTCTTCTGACCAGACCACTCAAGAGGTTCCACTGCTGGTTTGCAAAGGGTTTGTCTGAGGGTTGACGCCTCACATGAAAGCTAAGAGCTGTTTCCCAGGGTTGGtaacctgtatgtgtgtatgtttgtcagAGACTGTGTATAATGGGTGTGTTTGAATATTCTGTGTTCATTGCATTGCTAGTTATTTTGGAGTTTAAAGACCAATGATCTGTGTAAACTGGATGACTGACTATGCAGTGTttaaatatatgtatatttgtTCAACTGACATGGGTACAGGAATtatgtgtgtgacagagagagagagaatgagagagagagatgaatggagagagggaggttccTGATCCTAATCTGGATTTATTCTCTACCCCAGGTCCCAGTAGAGTTATGTAATGACTTAATCTAGGCCTGTCAATCAAATTTACACAACTCTCCCTTCATATTTTTTACAAAACAAacaattcactgaggttcgctagccagctatttgtcgtccttaacgtaggagactctgctagctagccaacagctaacagctaacagctagccaacgtcaccacacacacgtctactgtttcgaattcaacaacccggtcaggtagtatcactttttcatttcattacagtacaacggtttgatttgtttgatcgtagctagctacatagctagctacatagccgtctttgtttcaaagataattgtgtagtctagagcgatttcctaggttagctagccagctattgtcgttcttttaacgcagcgtaacgtaaacaacactgctagctagccagctggccccgaatagcatcactgtagaaactattacactcaacggagcGACTTGATTAgcgtagtgtcaacaacgcagctactgccagctagcctacttcagcagtactgtataattttaatcattttagtcaataagattcttgctacgtaagcttaactttctgaacattcgagacgtgtagtccacttgtcattcaatctccttgcattagcgtagccttttctgtagcctgtcaactatgtgtctgtctatccctgttctctcctctctgcacagaccatacaaacgctccacaccgcgtggccgcggccacctaatctggtggtcccagcgcgtcgacccacgtggagttccaggtctccggtagcctctggaactgccgatctgcggccaacaaggcagagttcatctcagcctatgcctccctccagtcccttgacttcttggcactgacggaaacatggatcaccacagataacactgctactcctactgctctctcctcgtccgcccacgtgttctcgcacacccgagagcttctggtcagcggggtggtggcaccaggatcctcatctctcccaagtggtctttctctctttctccccttacccatctgtctatcgcctcctttgaattccatgctgtcacagttaccagccctttcaagcttaacatccttatcatttatcgccctccaggttccctcggagagttcatcaatgagcttgatgccttgataagctccttt
This genomic interval from Oncorhynchus keta strain PuntledgeMale-10-30-2019 chromosome 2, Oket_V2, whole genome shotgun sequence contains the following:
- the LOC118359863 gene encoding THAP domain-containing protein 11-like, giving the protein MPGFTCCVPGCYNNSHRDRELRFYTFPKDTTQREIWLKNISRAGVSGCFSTFQPTTGHRVCSVHFPGGRKTYTVRVPTLFPLRGVNERKNRRGRNRKASAAAPVPAPSPGNIVITNVVSTAPDAAETAQSDAVTDIAATDGPILVQIGPDGEYLGPINPAAQGDGSCFTAVVSSSTDLARGDDPPADSAATAQQQTVQYCSVVSNPLDHAYSLTTGTTSAELLRKLNEQRDIIALMEVKMKEMKATIRQLRVTEAKLQEEVRERDRLLSAGAAVKKM